The following are encoded in a window of Wolbachia endosymbiont (group B) of Hofmannophila pseudospretella genomic DNA:
- a CDS encoding TrkH family potassium uptake protein: MENLQVLRSIAFIVGIFLLLFGVAMLIPAITNNYLGYEWKNFLVGFIVTCTFSAIFILLGKLNRVHGMPAIFAITSCTWIALSLFAAIPFYLDSLSYIDALFEAVSGITTTGATVLSYIEQQSPGILLWRAMLHGIGGFGVITVGIAIFPIFKVLSLNNLLYSEYSDALKRKLPHTRSVVIHIAEIYYCLILLCIFSYYLAGMPLFDAVCHGMSAVSTGGFANYNDSIGYYNNPILEVITIIFMILGSLPFLSYLKIIRRLDVCYDEQVSYFIKIVVISSLLACFWLYKNFDLGVFLSFRYSTFTITSFITSTGYVMCNYLNWSFISVLAFFLAFIGGCGGSASGGIKIFRLVIFLKSIRNYFSSLLNPSESDRVKLNGKILENDEVQSVFTFFAIYMLTFTISSIVMSYLSNADFITSISSVSAMLTNSGPGFSNLIGPSGNYSSFSGGVKLFLSFLMLLGRLEILPIYFCIGSLYWKLCHSRV, encoded by the coding sequence ATGGAAAATCTGCAAGTTTTACGTTCAATTGCGTTTATTGTGGGAATTTTTCTATTGTTGTTTGGCGTAGCAATGCTTATTCCTGCTATTACTAATAATTATCTAGGTTACGAATGGAAAAATTTTCTGGTTGGATTTATAGTTACCTGCACATTTAGTGCGATTTTTATTCTACTGGGTAAACTAAATAGGGTACATGGAATGCCGGCAATTTTTGCGATTACCAGTTGTACCTGGATTGCATTATCTCTATTTGCAGCTATTCCATTTTATCTTGATAGTTTAAGCTACATTGATGCACTGTTTGAAGCAGTATCTGGGATTACAACCACAGGAGCAACTGTTCTAAGTTACATCGAGCAACAATCTCCGGGGATACTACTGTGGAGAGCAATGCTGCACGGTATAGGTGGTTTTGGAGTAATTACAGTAGGAATTGCAATTTTTCCCATATTTAAGGTTTTGAGCTTAAATAATTTACTCTATTCTGAGTACTCAGATGCTCTTAAAAGAAAGTTACCACATACGCGAAGCGTAGTAATACATATTGCAGAAATATATTACTGCCTAATTTTATTGTGCATATTTTCGTACTATCTAGCTGGCATGCCATTATTTGACGCAGTATGTCACGGAATGTCCGCTGTATCAACTGGTGGATTTGCTAACTATAACGATTCTATAGGCTACTACAATAACCCTATATTGGAGGTCATAACAATTATCTTTATGATTTTAGGCTCTTTACCTTTTCTGAGCTATTTAAAAATTATAAGACGATTAGACGTTTGTTATGATGAACAGGTCTCTTACTTTATTAAGATAGTTGTTATCTCATCTTTGCTTGCTTGTTTTTGGTTATATAAAAATTTTGACTTAGGAGTATTTTTATCATTTAGGTACAGCACATTCACCATTACCTCCTTTATCACATCAACTGGCTATGTAATGTGCAACTACTTGAATTGGAGCTTTATTTCAGTCTTAGCTTTCTTTTTAGCCTTTATTGGTGGATGTGGTGGTTCTGCTAGTGGTGGAATCAAAATCTTCCGTTTAGTCATTTTTCTAAAATCTATAAGGAATTACTTTAGCTCTTTATTAAATCCAAGTGAAAGCGATAGAGTAAAACTCAATGGTAAAATACTGGAAAATGATGAAGTTCAATCCGTCTTTACGTTTTTTGCGATTTACATGTTAACATTCACTATATCATCAATAGTGATGTCTTACTTGAGCAATGCGGACTTTATAACTAGCATCAGCTCTGTTTCTGCAATGCTTACAAATTCTGGCCCAGGGTTTAGTAACCTAATAGGTCCTTCAGGTAATTATTCCTCCTTTAGTGGTGGAGTAAAGCTATTTCTATCGTTTTTGATGCTGCTTGGCAGGCTTGAAATATTGCCAATTTATTTTTGTATAGGTAGTTTATACTGGAAACTTTGCCATTCCAGAGTGTAA
- the dcd gene encoding dCTP deaminase has translation MAVMPDKWIREKAENSRMIEPFVNHKSSKGVVSFGLSSYGYDARVSNKFKIFTNVNSAIVDPKNFSENSFIDKETDVCIIPPNSFVLASTVEYFRIPRNVLVICVGKSTYARCGIIVNVTPLEPGWEGHVTLEFSNTTPLPAKIYANEGACQFVFLSGESECEKSYDDMKGKYMNQHGITLPLVK, from the coding sequence ATGGCAGTTATGCCAGATAAATGGATAAGGGAAAAGGCTGAAAACTCTAGAATGATAGAGCCTTTTGTGAATCATAAAAGCAGTAAGGGTGTTGTATCTTTCGGATTATCATCTTATGGCTATGATGCAAGAGTTAGTAATAAGTTTAAGATTTTTACTAATGTTAATTCAGCTATTGTAGACCCCAAGAATTTTTCTGAGAATAGTTTCATAGATAAGGAAACAGATGTATGTATAATCCCACCAAATAGTTTTGTACTTGCCAGCACGGTGGAATATTTTCGTATACCAAGGAATGTACTGGTAATTTGTGTTGGTAAATCAACTTATGCAAGATGTGGTATTATAGTAAACGTCACACCTTTAGAGCCTGGATGGGAAGGTCACGTCACACTTGAATTCTCTAACACTACTCCACTTCCTGCAAAAATCTACGCTAATGAAGGAGCATGTCAATTTGTGTTTTTGAGCGGCGAAAGTGAGTGTGAGAAGTCATATGATGATATGAAAGGAAAATATATGAATCAACATGGTATCACTTTGCCGTTAGTTAAGTGA
- a CDS encoding metallophosphoesterase family protein, whose amino-acid sequence MKVANIFIFLILSLTISFHSTHAQILYTWSQIIPENKLSIRAIIDNNMCPIAYVDNKEVEMLSRSSINNTETVCELIVETNAQNISIDNIKVPVLAKKISKIAFIGDTGCRINMLFQQECNSVDSWPLKKNLDSIAFHKPDLIIHVGDYHYRQAKCRNTKKCGDIYGYSKEAWYADWFEPAKDILTQSPFLFVRGNHESCNRAYEGWFRYLDSYPFFPQKCEDLISSWFLDTGPMKFFIFDSSSGEEIFTTQSTVDAFERQFDKLIQDKPTWFLTHKPLWRSPKKEFLTLKSHGNLTQIEAFGDKFPSNVTTIVSGHIHIAQILLMDNVPDQIIVGNGGALLHAQDQEPVYQNVEFNYPNSRNYLAHEVRNFFGFGFAILGLDDHKFTFYNQDNKEMYSANLTKDFKLKTN is encoded by the coding sequence ATGAAAGTAGCTAATATCTTCATTTTTTTAATTCTATCTCTTACAATTAGCTTTCACTCCACTCATGCACAAATATTGTACACATGGTCTCAAATCATTCCAGAAAATAAATTAAGCATACGTGCGATTATAGACAATAACATGTGTCCCATTGCTTACGTCGATAATAAGGAAGTAGAAATGCTAAGTCGCAGCTCAATTAACAATACCGAAACAGTTTGTGAACTGATAGTAGAAACAAATGCTCAAAACATTAGTATTGACAATATAAAAGTTCCCGTATTAGCGAAAAAGATCAGCAAAATTGCCTTCATTGGCGATACAGGATGTAGAATAAATATGTTATTTCAGCAAGAATGTAATTCTGTAGATAGCTGGCCTTTGAAAAAAAATTTAGATTCAATCGCTTTTCATAAACCAGATTTAATTATCCATGTTGGTGATTATCATTATAGACAAGCAAAATGTAGAAACACAAAAAAGTGCGGCGATATTTATGGATATAGCAAAGAAGCTTGGTACGCTGATTGGTTTGAGCCTGCAAAAGATATTTTAACACAATCTCCTTTTCTTTTTGTTCGTGGAAATCATGAGAGTTGTAATAGAGCTTACGAAGGATGGTTCAGATATTTAGATTCATACCCCTTTTTCCCTCAAAAATGTGAAGATCTTATTTCCAGTTGGTTCTTAGATACTGGGCCGATGAAGTTTTTTATCTTCGACTCTTCATCCGGTGAGGAAATTTTTACAACCCAAAGCACAGTTGATGCTTTTGAGAGGCAGTTTGATAAATTGATACAAGATAAGCCCACGTGGTTTTTGACTCATAAACCACTTTGGAGATCTCCAAAAAAAGAATTTTTGACATTAAAAAGCCATGGTAATCTTACACAAATTGAAGCTTTTGGAGATAAATTTCCAAGCAATGTTACTACCATAGTTTCTGGCCACATTCATATAGCCCAGATTTTATTAATGGATAATGTTCCAGATCAGATTATAGTTGGAAACGGCGGTGCATTATTACACGCTCAAGATCAAGAACCTGTTTATCAAAACGTAGAATTTAACTATCCAAATAGTAGAAATTACTTAGCACACGAAGTTAGAAACTTTTTCGGCTTTGGCTTTGCAATATTAGGTTTAGACGATCACAAATTTACTTTCTATAACCAAGATAATAAGGAAATGTATTCTGCAAACCTAACGAAAGACTTTAAACTTAAAACAAATTAA
- a CDS encoding GTP cyclohydrolase II — translation MFIGNQSRNKVERAISEVRRGLPILIYDDENNYLLLAAAETLEKNLFSQYKLISGNVYVTVTASKVKYICQSKEHSSKRLLISNFDELLHLINCSKEDSIKELQCSKTIDAYAVALLKFSELLPYALVADMTFENKHEMQNWCEENDIIALNTLLVNDFQRNHSVYEVCKTSLFLKQTQEVDIISYRTKSGGREHYAIIIGNPDKDNEPLVRIHSSCYTGDLLDSLSCDCRSQLHQAIQIMTDFGNGIILYLMQDGRGIGLTNKLRAYSMQRKYNLDTVDANRVLGFEDDERSFAVAAKILKKLNINKIQLLTNNGRKLSELKNNGIEVTKCIPLIMERNEYNDSYMETKFGKLGHGLRVC, via the coding sequence ATGTTTATAGGAAATCAAAGTAGAAATAAAGTAGAAAGGGCCATCAGTGAAGTCAGGCGTGGTCTTCCAATTTTAATATATGATGATGAAAATAACTATCTATTGCTTGCTGCTGCTGAAACTTTAGAAAAAAATTTATTTAGTCAATATAAGCTTATATCAGGTAATGTGTATGTTACTGTGACTGCAAGTAAGGTAAAATACATATGTCAGAGTAAAGAACATAGTAGCAAACGTCTATTGATAAGCAATTTTGATGAACTGCTCCATTTAATAAATTGTTCAAAGGAAGATAGCATAAAAGAATTGCAATGCTCAAAGACAATAGATGCGTATGCTGTTGCCTTGCTTAAGTTCTCAGAGTTATTGCCATACGCATTAGTGGCTGATATGACGTTTGAGAATAAACATGAAATGCAAAATTGGTGTGAAGAAAATGACATTATTGCACTAAATACGTTACTTGTGAATGATTTTCAACGAAATCATAGTGTGTATGAAGTTTGCAAAACATCATTATTTTTAAAGCAGACTCAAGAAGTAGATATCATATCTTATAGAACTAAAAGTGGCGGAAGAGAACATTATGCAATTATCATTGGCAATCCAGATAAAGATAATGAGCCATTAGTGAGAATTCATTCTTCATGCTATACAGGAGACTTATTAGACAGCTTATCATGTGATTGCAGAAGCCAGTTACATCAAGCGATTCAAATAATGACCGACTTTGGGAATGGCATTATATTATACTTGATGCAAGATGGGAGAGGCATTGGTTTAACTAATAAGTTAAGAGCATACAGTATGCAAAGAAAATATAATCTTGATACTGTTGATGCAAATAGAGTATTGGGTTTTGAAGATGATGAAAGGAGCTTTGCTGTTGCAGCTAAAATACTTAAGAAATTGAACATTAACAAAATACAATTACTTACAAACAATGGTAGAAAGTTATCAGAGTTGAAAAATAACGGTATAGAAGTTACAAAGTGTATACCACTTATTATGGAACGCAATGAATATAATGATTCATATATGGAAACAAAATTTGGCAAGTTAGGCCATGGATTAAGGGTTTGTTAG
- a CDS encoding virB8 family protein codes for MLKFLKQEKSNESLDKDINWNSSRYSTVVAQRNTLLLFTLILLVAISISILAIFKISTSSTIEPFVIEIDKKSGIVQLVDPVTVKQYSANETLNDYFISEYIKAREVFDPYNYNYNYYTKVRLFSSPSVYSEFSNYIKSQNMNDLFNLYSDAKGELKIRSIQKLGNDALQVRFSIEFTRKDGNSSRKNKIVVMSYKYASLEMNDQQRYINPLGFQVISYRVDDEYV; via the coding sequence ATGCTGAAATTTTTAAAACAAGAAAAAAGTAATGAGTCATTGGATAAGGATATAAATTGGAATTCAAGTCGCTATAGCACAGTTGTTGCTCAGAGAAATACTTTACTTTTATTTACATTAATATTACTAGTTGCAATTTCTATAAGCATATTAGCTATATTTAAAATTAGCACAAGTAGCACTATTGAGCCATTCGTTATAGAAATTGACAAAAAGTCAGGAATAGTGCAATTGGTTGATCCTGTTACAGTAAAACAATATTCTGCAAATGAAACGCTGAACGATTATTTTATTTCAGAGTATATAAAAGCAAGGGAGGTTTTTGACCCATATAATTATAATTATAATTATTATACAAAAGTAAGGTTATTTTCTTCTCCTAGTGTATATAGTGAATTTAGCAATTATATAAAATCGCAGAATATGAATGACCTTTTTAATTTATATTCAGATGCTAAAGGTGAGTTGAAAATTCGTTCAATTCAAAAATTAGGTAACGATGCTCTTCAAGTGAGATTTTCTATAGAATTTACACGAAAAGATGGAAATTCCTCAAGGAAAAATAAGATAGTTGTGATGTCGTATAAATATGCATCGCTTGAAATGAATGATCAGCAAAGATATATTAACCCGTTAGGGTTTCAAGTTATTTCATATAGAGTAGATGATGAATATGTGTAG
- the virB9 gene encoding P-type conjugative transfer protein VirB9, producing the protein MNMCRILLVLALLISGNLNASINNKPISVDSRIKTFVYSPNEVFTVIFSQGYYSYIEFAEGEKVKNIAVGDASSWKINPYDNKLLVMPFEVSSRTNMIITTTKKRNYIFDLISRPNYDKYPDADAKKVDHDYSVEKDISYVIRFYYPQEEDEFDVDLDEVSLPTQMQYITEKPEKVIQENNTRYNYTYIDEGGNVDIVPIELFDDGYLTYLKFRNSNKIPQVFIEENDKPCKRLLFDDYVVIKGVHKKLLMRYEGSEVEVINRSL; encoded by the coding sequence ATGAATATGTGTAGGATATTGTTAGTTTTAGCTTTACTAATAAGTGGCAACTTAAATGCATCTATTAATAATAAACCTATTTCTGTAGATAGTAGAATAAAGACTTTTGTATATAGCCCTAATGAGGTGTTTACAGTAATTTTTAGTCAAGGTTACTATTCTTATATTGAGTTTGCAGAAGGGGAAAAAGTCAAAAATATTGCTGTTGGTGATGCATCAAGTTGGAAAATTAATCCTTATGATAATAAACTGCTTGTCATGCCATTTGAAGTCAGTAGTCGCACTAACATGATTATTACGACAACTAAAAAGAGAAATTACATTTTTGATCTAATTTCAAGACCAAATTACGATAAATACCCAGATGCTGATGCTAAAAAAGTGGATCATGATTATTCCGTTGAAAAGGATATATCTTACGTAATACGTTTTTATTATCCTCAAGAAGAAGATGAATTTGATGTTGATTTAGATGAGGTTTCTTTACCTACTCAAATGCAATACATTACAGAAAAGCCAGAAAAAGTAATACAAGAAAATAATACGAGGTACAACTATACATATATTGATGAAGGTGGTAACGTAGATATAGTTCCAATTGAGTTATTCGATGATGGTTATTTAACCTATTTAAAGTTTAGAAATAGTAATAAAATTCCTCAGGTTTTTATAGAAGAGAATGATAAACCCTGTAAAAGGCTGTTATTTGATGATTATGTTGTAATAAAAGGAGTACATAAAAAGCTATTAATGCGTTATGAAGGTAGTGAAGTTGAAGTTATAAATAGGTCACTTTAG
- a CDS encoding TrbI/VirB10 family protein yields MSKERHNSVEDESEIESKVVTVGSNQGYKALMIVMVALLVGGVYYLYFSPSNKEGPEIVKKEETKQNIQELKGKLEQVPDNAIVSERIVTDLLPPLPPLPIPQVIPEVKQIKKEEVTKKEEQLKETPLSNIPVLPKQNFPSGNVISNLPTSFPTIGSGGYPKERRSAQMLAISGSSGKDKAADAVLSNTSAQSSKATKAGKLGLMIIQGKVIDAILETAISSDLQGMLRAIVSRDVYAETGDTILIPKGSRLIGDYSFDSNVVKARVNINWNRITLPHGIDVAISSSGTDELGRAGIAGIVDNKIVSALFSSVALAGVSIGSAVVGQKASNFIDALTAMDAVKSITATEIDIFSFKEVIVSGLGEGDIKTAIKAIKKEEWKLGSRAISRIQNASSEQNLFEIMKEEVAKVLSTALAGQKVTEEDIPITLEDVKALLKQIQKNSKSVYESAIEKSINDFSKDMRDIVDRSVDKKPTIYVNQGTALKVFVNQDIVFPPQSILNN; encoded by the coding sequence ATGAGTAAAGAAAGGCATAATAGTGTAGAAGATGAATCAGAGATAGAAAGCAAGGTAGTAACAGTTGGCTCTAATCAAGGTTATAAGGCATTGATGATAGTTATGGTAGCGCTCTTAGTTGGTGGAGTGTACTATCTTTATTTTAGTCCTTCTAATAAAGAGGGTCCAGAGATTGTTAAAAAAGAGGAAACAAAGCAAAACATTCAAGAATTGAAAGGAAAGTTAGAACAAGTTCCAGATAATGCAATAGTTTCCGAAAGAATAGTAACTGATCTCTTGCCACCCTTACCTCCTCTTCCTATTCCACAAGTCATACCAGAAGTAAAACAAATCAAAAAAGAGGAAGTGACAAAAAAAGAAGAGCAACTAAAAGAAACTCCCTTGTCAAATATACCTGTTCTACCAAAGCAAAATTTTCCTTCTGGTAATGTTATTAGCAATTTGCCTACTTCATTTCCTACAATAGGAAGCGGAGGTTATCCTAAAGAAAGGCGTAGTGCACAAATGTTAGCAATTTCAGGTAGTAGCGGGAAAGATAAAGCTGCAGATGCTGTTTTATCCAATACCTCAGCACAGTCGAGCAAAGCTACCAAAGCTGGAAAGCTTGGTTTAATGATTATTCAAGGTAAAGTTATTGACGCTATTCTTGAAACTGCAATAAGTTCTGACTTACAAGGAATGCTCCGTGCTATTGTTAGTAGAGACGTTTATGCAGAAACTGGTGATACAATTTTAATACCAAAAGGCTCAAGGTTAATAGGTGATTATTCATTCGACTCAAATGTTGTAAAAGCCCGAGTGAACATAAATTGGAATAGGATCACTCTTCCTCATGGTATAGATGTTGCTATTTCATCATCTGGTACCGATGAGCTTGGAAGGGCAGGGATAGCTGGAATAGTTGATAATAAAATAGTAAGTGCATTATTCTCTTCAGTGGCACTTGCTGGTGTTTCGATTGGTTCAGCTGTTGTAGGACAAAAAGCCTCTAATTTTATCGATGCGCTAACTGCCATGGATGCAGTGAAGTCTATTACTGCAACTGAAATAGATATTTTCTCTTTCAAAGAAGTGATTGTAAGTGGATTGGGGGAAGGTGATATTAAAACAGCAATTAAAGCCATTAAAAAAGAAGAATGGAAATTAGGTTCTAGAGCTATTAGTAGAATTCAAAATGCTTCTAGCGAGCAAAATTTATTTGAGATCATGAAAGAAGAGGTCGCGAAGGTTCTAAGCACAGCACTTGCAGGTCAAAAAGTTACTGAAGAGGATATCCCTATTACTTTAGAAGATGTGAAGGCATTATTAAAGCAAATTCAGAAAAATAGTAAGTCTGTTTATGAAAGCGCAATTGAAAAATCAATTAATGATTTTTCCAAAGACATGCGAGATATAGTTGATAGGAGTGTAGATAAAAAACCAACTATTTATGTTAATCAAGGAACTGCATTGAAAGTATTTGTTAACCAAGATATAGTATTTCCTCCACAGTCAATATTAAATAACTGA
- the virB11 gene encoding P-type DNA transfer ATPase VirB11: MNYAALDTYLEPLQGIFQEEGVNEISINKPKEVWIENRGEIRCEKLEIFDLNHLKSLGRLIAQATEQKLSEETPLLSATLPNGYRIQIVFPPACEPDKVVISIRKPSSMQLALDDYEKMGAFSETVIGVTDNPVDRHLDLLLKQKKIKEFLEYAVINKKNIIISGGTSTGKTTFTNAALRAIPFEERIITVEDAREIVLNDHPNKVHLIASKGGQGRAKVTTQDLIEACLRLRPDRIIVGELRGAEAFSFLRAINTGHPGSISTLHADSPAMALEQIKLMVMQANLGIPPDQIIPYIRNVIDIVIQLKRICGGRRIISEVLFTRSSDGNA, encoded by the coding sequence ATGAACTATGCTGCACTTGATACATACTTGGAGCCATTACAAGGGATATTTCAAGAGGAAGGTGTAAATGAAATATCAATAAATAAACCGAAGGAAGTATGGATTGAAAATCGCGGTGAAATAAGATGCGAAAAGTTAGAAATATTTGATCTTAATCATTTAAAATCTCTTGGCAGGTTGATTGCTCAAGCTACAGAACAAAAACTGAGCGAAGAGACACCGCTGCTTTCAGCTACATTACCAAATGGTTATCGTATACAGATAGTGTTTCCTCCAGCATGTGAGCCTGATAAAGTAGTCATTTCAATTCGTAAACCTTCTTCTATGCAATTGGCATTGGATGATTATGAAAAAATGGGGGCTTTTTCTGAAACTGTTATAGGAGTGACCGATAATCCAGTAGATCGTCACCTAGATTTGCTACTGAAACAAAAAAAAATAAAAGAGTTTTTAGAATATGCTGTAATAAATAAGAAAAATATCATAATTAGTGGTGGAACTTCCACTGGTAAAACCACTTTTACTAATGCTGCTTTGCGTGCTATTCCATTTGAAGAAAGAATTATTACTGTTGAAGATGCAAGAGAGATAGTTTTGAATGATCATCCCAATAAAGTCCATTTAATTGCCTCTAAAGGAGGGCAAGGCAGGGCAAAAGTGACCACTCAAGATTTGATAGAGGCATGTTTACGTTTAAGACCAGATAGGATAATAGTTGGTGAATTACGTGGAGCAGAAGCTTTTAGTTTTCTTAGAGCAATAAACACTGGCCACCCAGGGTCAATATCAACTCTTCATGCGGATAGTCCGGCAATGGCTCTTGAGCAAATAAAACTTATGGTTATGCAAGCAAATCTTGGCATTCCCCCGGATCAGATCATACCATACATTAGAAATGTAATTGATATTGTTATTCAACTAAAAAGAATTTGTGGGGGTAGAAGAATCATTTCTGAGGTATTATTTACTAGATCTTCAGATGGAAATGCTTAA
- a CDS encoding type IV secretory system conjugative DNA transfer family protein, with protein sequence MSNGNHLRNVLIGGVVSFSIFEFCFYLSGILFYLFVDGPDGVDFRAINPSLTPFPQALWPTIFDHIQYCWHHPELYSFELKIKLVVSSVLPQIVLMIILWNVRERLIEWRPFKKKESLHGDSQWASEKDIRKAGLRSKKGLLLGKDKRGYFIADGFQHALLFAPTGSGKGVGFVIPNLLFWNDSVIVHDIKLENYEITSGWRERQGQKVYVWNPAQPDGVSHCYNPLEWISEKPGQMVDDVQKIANLIMPEQDFWQNEARSLFVGVVLYLLAAPEKVKSFGEVVRTMRSDDVVYNLAVVLDTMGKIIHPVAYMNIAAFLQKADKERSGVVSTMNSSLELWANPLIDTATASSDFNILDFKRKKTTVYVGLTPDNLTRLRPLMQVFYQQATEFLCRKLPSDDEPYGVLFLMDEFPTLGKMEQFQTGIAYFRGYRVRLFLIVQDTEQLKGIYEEAGMNSFLSNSTYRITFAANNIETANLISQLIGNKTVQQESLNKPKFLDLNPASRSLHISEIQRALLLPQEIIMLPRDDQIILIESTYPIKSKKILYYSDSTFTRRLIKPTRVPTQEPYDPNKVFSAANKDKISNEEKSNAIEAADYPVEAKTEDAIYDEPEIEDGFEDEDIDDKFEGGDGFDDEEDDDEDSKDEFDDDDEFEDEDKLDGNKIEDRG encoded by the coding sequence ATGAGTAATGGAAATCACCTACGTAATGTTCTTATAGGAGGTGTGGTATCTTTTAGCATATTTGAATTTTGCTTCTATTTGTCTGGTATATTATTCTACCTGTTTGTTGACGGTCCAGATGGTGTAGATTTTAGAGCAATTAATCCTAGCTTGACACCTTTTCCTCAAGCTCTCTGGCCGACAATTTTTGATCATATACAATATTGTTGGCATCATCCAGAGCTATATAGCTTTGAGCTCAAAATTAAATTAGTTGTATCTTCTGTACTGCCTCAAATTGTTTTGATGATTATTTTGTGGAATGTGAGAGAAAGACTAATTGAGTGGCGGCCATTTAAAAAGAAAGAATCACTTCATGGAGATTCACAGTGGGCATCAGAGAAAGACATACGAAAAGCGGGATTAAGAAGCAAAAAAGGTCTATTGCTTGGTAAAGATAAGAGAGGATATTTTATTGCTGATGGGTTTCAGCATGCATTGCTCTTTGCACCTACAGGCTCTGGTAAAGGTGTTGGTTTTGTAATTCCTAATTTGTTATTTTGGAATGATTCGGTAATTGTGCATGATATAAAATTAGAAAACTATGAAATAACAAGTGGTTGGCGAGAGCGACAAGGACAAAAAGTATATGTATGGAACCCAGCGCAGCCAGATGGGGTAAGCCATTGTTATAATCCACTGGAATGGATTAGTGAAAAACCTGGACAGATGGTTGACGATGTGCAAAAAATAGCTAACCTCATCATGCCTGAACAAGATTTTTGGCAAAACGAAGCAAGAAGCTTATTTGTTGGGGTGGTACTATATTTACTTGCTGCACCAGAGAAAGTTAAATCTTTTGGTGAGGTTGTGCGTACGATGCGTAGCGATGACGTAGTTTACAATCTTGCTGTAGTTTTGGACACAATGGGTAAAATAATACATCCGGTAGCGTATATGAACATTGCAGCTTTTTTGCAAAAGGCTGACAAAGAAAGATCAGGTGTTGTGTCAACTATGAACTCGTCGCTTGAATTGTGGGCAAACCCATTGATCGATACTGCAACTGCATCAAGTGATTTTAATATTTTGGATTTTAAAAGGAAGAAAACTACAGTTTATGTTGGTTTAACTCCTGATAACTTAACTAGGCTCAGGCCTTTAATGCAGGTTTTTTACCAACAGGCAACTGAGTTTTTATGTAGAAAATTGCCATCGGATGACGAGCCTTACGGCGTATTATTTTTAATGGATGAGTTTCCAACACTTGGAAAAATGGAGCAATTTCAAACGGGCATCGCATACTTTCGTGGCTATCGAGTAAGGTTATTTTTAATTGTTCAAGATACTGAACAGCTTAAAGGAATATATGAAGAAGCAGGAATGAACTCCTTTTTATCAAACTCAACCTATAGAATAACTTTTGCAGCCAATAATATTGAAACGGCTAATTTGATATCTCAGCTTATAGGAAACAAAACTGTACAACAAGAATCATTAAACAAACCTAAATTTTTAGACTTGAATCCTGCATCAAGATCATTGCATATCTCTGAAATACAGAGAGCATTGCTCTTACCTCAAGAAATTATTATGCTGCCACGTGATGATCAGATAATTTTGATAGAATCGACTTATCCAATTAAGTCAAAGAAAATTTTGTACTATAGTGATAGCACATTCACAAGAAGGCTGATTAAACCAACACGTGTGCCTACACAAGAGCCATATGATCCAAACAAGGTCTTTTCTGCTGCTAACAAAGATAAGATTAGTAATGAAGAAAAGAGTAATGCTATTGAAGCTGCTGATTATCCTGTTGAAGCTAAAACTGAAGATGCAATATATGATGAGCCAGAGATTGAAGATGGATTTGAAGACGAGGATATTGATGATAAGTTTGAAGGTGGTGATGGTTTTGATGATGAGGAAGACGATGATGAAGACAGTAAGGATGAATTTGATGATGATGATGAATTTGAAGATGAGGACAAACTAGACGGCAATAAAATCGAGGATAGAGGTTAA